AACCTGCTCCGTCACGTGGCGCTCAAGCGCCTCGACAAGGGCCTCGTCAGCGAGCGCTTCTACGTCGAGGGCTTCATCGCCGAGGCGCAGATCGCAGGCCAACTCGAGCATCCGAACATCGTCCCGGTGCACGAGCTCGCCGTCGACAACGGCGTGCCCTACTTCACGATGAAGCTCGTGCAAGGGTCCAGCCTCGACGGTTGGTACAAGAAACATCCCGTCGGCTCGCCGGAGCGCATGACGAAGGGTCTCGGAGATCTTCCTCCGGCTCTGCGACGCCGTCGCCTACGCGCACCACCGCGGGGTCATCCACCGCGACTTGAAGCCCGCCAACCTCATGGTTGGCGAGTTCGGTCAGGTCTACCTGATGGACTGGGGCCTCTCGCGGCTCACGCGCACGCAGCCGGCGTCGGGCAAAAACTCCCAGATGAACGCGCCCGGCGCCGTCGGCACGCCGGACTACATGGCGCCCGAGCAGGCCAAGGGCGACCCGACCATCATGGACGAGCGCTGCGACATCTTCGGCCTCGGAGCGATGCTCTACGAGCTGGTGAGCGGCAAGCGTCCCTACGGCGATCACCCCGACGGTCGCGTCATCTTGGAGCGCGCGCTCAAGGGCGAAATTCGCGCCATCGACGACGTCGCCCAGAAGGTCGGCATCTCGCGACGCATGCGCGCCATCATCCAGAAGGCGACGGCCATCAACCCGAAAGAGCGCTACCAGACCGTCGCGGAGCTTCAGCGCGACGTCCACGACTTCTTGCTCGGCGGCCTCCACTTGCCGCGCAAGTTGTTCGAGCCTGGCACCGTCATCATGTGCGAAGGCGATCCCGGCGACGCCGCGTACATGATCGTCAGCGGTCGGTGCCGTGCGTACCGCACCGTCGACGGTCAGGAAGAGACGCTCAGCGTGATGGAGCCCGGCGAGGTCTTCGGCGAAATGGCACTGCTCCTCGAAGAGCCGCGCGCCGCCTCCGTTGTGGCCATGGACCGCGTCGTGGTGCTCGTCTTGGACAAGGCGACCATGAACGAGGGGCTCGGGCTCGAAGGCTGGAGCGGCGCCCTCGTTCGCGCGCTCGCCCAGCGCTTCCGCAACCTCGAGCAACACGTCCGCGTGTCGGGGCTCCGCCGAAACTCGGGGCCCGCCGAGTCAGAGCGCTGATCAGCCCCCTCTCTTAACCTTGGTCGTCGGAGGGGCGAGCTTCGCCCAAGCCAAACGCCTCCTCGGTGGCGCGCTCCTCGACGGCACGCAAAAACTCAC
Above is a window of Myxococcales bacterium DNA encoding:
- a CDS encoding cyclic nucleotide-binding domain-containing protein; protein product: MKPANLMVGEFGQVYLMDWGLSRLTRTQPASGKNSQMNAPGAVGTPDYMAPEQAKGDPTIMDERCDIFGLGAMLYELVSGKRPYGDHPDGRVILERALKGEIRAIDDVAQKVGISRRMRAIIQKATAINPKERYQTVAELQRDVHDFLLGGLHLPRKLFEPGTVIMCEGDPGDAAYMIVSGRCRAYRTVDGQEETLSVMEPGEVFGEMALLLEEPRAASVVAMDRVVVLVLDKATMNEGLGLEGWSGALVRALAQRFRNLEQHVRVSGLRRNSGPAESER